A region of uncultured Draconibacterium sp. DNA encodes the following proteins:
- a CDS encoding glycoside hydrolase family 130 protein translates to MLKSSKLFLLSGLMLITFSQCSNKTEKSVKFLLPFTKNAEVNPCLLPTTNRSFVCPVRQTEVLWEEKDVFNPASVVKGDTLFLLYRAEDVLGKYHGTSRIGLAYSLDGYHFEKYNEPVLFPDNDELKKFEWEGGCEDPRVVEDQNGVYYMTYTAYDGDKARLFVATSSDLRQWTKHGSVFKKAGNEYVDMWSKSGSILCREENGKMIAQKVNGKYWMYWGESNIYMATSDNLIDWNPILETDPDKMVIDKMRNYTVPFKILFSTRKGKFDSELVEPGPPALYTDNGFIFIYNSKNSPDFGDKNLAQGSYAAGQILTDKNDPTKVLDRLDNYFITPDQPFEITGQVNNVCFVEGLAHFKNKWLLYYGTADSKIAVAESGSVDF, encoded by the coding sequence ATGTTGAAATCTTCTAAACTTTTCCTGCTGTCCGGATTAATGCTCATCACATTTTCGCAATGTTCAAATAAAACCGAAAAGTCGGTTAAGTTTTTGCTCCCTTTTACAAAAAATGCAGAAGTAAATCCGTGTTTATTGCCAACTACTAATCGCAGCTTTGTTTGTCCGGTGCGCCAAACGGAAGTGCTTTGGGAAGAAAAAGATGTTTTTAATCCCGCAAGTGTGGTAAAAGGCGACACGCTTTTTTTACTTTATCGTGCCGAGGATGTGCTGGGTAAATATCACGGAACTTCGCGTATTGGGCTGGCGTACAGTCTAGATGGTTATCATTTTGAAAAATACAATGAACCGGTGTTGTTTCCCGATAATGATGAACTGAAAAAGTTTGAGTGGGAAGGAGGATGTGAAGATCCGCGGGTTGTGGAAGATCAAAATGGTGTTTATTACATGACTTACACGGCATATGACGGCGATAAAGCGCGTTTATTTGTGGCAACTTCAAGTGATTTGCGGCAATGGACCAAACACGGTTCGGTATTTAAAAAAGCCGGAAACGAATATGTTGACATGTGGTCGAAATCGGGTTCAATATTGTGTCGCGAGGAAAACGGAAAAATGATTGCCCAAAAAGTAAACGGTAAATACTGGATGTATTGGGGCGAGTCGAATATCTACATGGCAACTTCCGACAACCTGATTGATTGGAATCCTATTTTAGAAACCGATCCCGATAAAATGGTGATTGATAAAATGCGCAACTACACCGTTCCGTTTAAGATTTTATTTTCAACGCGAAAAGGAAAATTCGACAGCGAATTAGTTGAGCCCGGTCCGCCGGCATTGTACACCGACAATGGATTTATATTCATTTACAACAGTAAAAACAGCCCCGACTTTGGAGACAAGAATCTGGCGCAAGGCTCTTATGCAGCCGGACAAATTCTTACCGATAAAAACGACCCGACAAAAGTGCTGGATCGCCTGGATAATTATTTTATCACTCCTGATCAACCGTTTGAAATAACCGGACAGGTAAACAACGTGTGTTTTGTTGAAGGACTGGCACATTTTAAAAATAAATGGTTGTTGTATTATGGTACGGCCGACTCGAAAATTGCGGTTGCTGAATCGGGATCAGTTGATTTTTAA
- a CDS encoding glutamate ligase: MMGKSNYNFKPLSGYEHFEATTQIIIVEILRRNLAFEIIDADNNLISVQHNNKEYIIHEGTISDANSLIAFWISNDKWMTRQFLQRKGIHQAKGILIKPGYQADVLDAIPLPAVVKPADTDHGIAVSTNIKSREEQIAAINNAFKYSKKVIVEEFCPGQEYRFLVIDYVVRAIAWREPANVSGDGKSSIQQLVNEKNKGRGTDYTHPLLKINIDEEVIRHLNALLMTPETILKNGEKVYLRKNSNLSTGGDSIDVTDDIPDFYKNVAVEAAKSAGLKIAGIDIIIKDMEQPATHDNYIVVELNAPAMLSMHDYPYIGKNRHVEKYVLDSILNSK; this comes from the coding sequence ATGATGGGAAAAAGCAATTATAATTTTAAACCGCTATCTGGTTATGAGCATTTTGAAGCCACCACGCAGATTATTATTGTCGAAATTCTCCGTCGTAATTTAGCTTTTGAGATTATTGATGCCGATAATAATCTTATTTCAGTTCAGCACAACAATAAAGAATATATCATTCATGAAGGGACCATTTCGGATGCCAACAGCTTGATTGCCTTTTGGATATCAAACGATAAATGGATGACCCGGCAGTTTCTTCAGCGAAAAGGTATTCATCAGGCAAAAGGTATTTTGATCAAGCCCGGGTATCAGGCCGACGTTTTGGATGCGATTCCTTTACCGGCAGTGGTAAAACCAGCTGACACTGATCATGGAATTGCAGTAAGTACAAATATTAAATCCCGCGAAGAGCAAATTGCCGCCATTAACAATGCTTTTAAATATTCCAAAAAAGTTATTGTTGAAGAATTTTGCCCGGGCCAGGAATATCGTTTTCTGGTAATTGATTATGTGGTTCGGGCCATAGCCTGGCGCGAACCCGCCAATGTTAGCGGCGATGGGAAATCTTCCATTCAACAATTGGTTAACGAGAAGAATAAAGGACGCGGAACGGATTACACGCACCCTTTACTAAAAATAAATATTGATGAGGAAGTGATCCGACATTTGAATGCGCTTTTGATGACACCTGAAACGATTTTGAAAAATGGGGAGAAAGTGTATTTACGGAAAAATTCAAACCTTAGTACCGGTGGCGACAGCATCGATGTAACCGATGATATCCCGGATTTTTACAAAAATGTAGCCGTTGAAGCAGCAAAGTCGGCAGGCCTGAAAATTGCAGGAATCGACATTATAATTAAGGATATGGAACAGCCTGCAACGCATGATAATTACATTGTGGTAGAACTGAATGCTCCGGCCATGTTGTCGATGCATGACTATCCGTACATCGGGAAAAACCGCCATGTGGAAAAATATGTTCTCGACAGCATTCTGAATTCGAAGTAA
- a CDS encoding glutamate--cysteine ligase, which yields MTEKEKKIEINHKSQLIDYFERGSKPPERWGIGTENEKFLFRKKDFGRLCFEQDGGILKILNKMQQDGWAPILENDIAIGLRKNGASITLEPGGQFELSGDNFSTIHETYRETKKHFQELNTISQYYNFFSLPMGVDPLSDVADVPWVPKERYRWMRNYMPTRGELGLHMMTNTASTQVNLDFGSESDMVKKMRVSQALQAVVTAIFANSPFSAGKPNGYLSYRSHIWNHTDPDRCGFLPFVFDEGFGFERWVDYLLDIPMYYILREGEYITANGLTFRGFFEGKHSLKPTQEDWENHVSTIFPDVRLKQFIEMRGADASCVSHIAAVSALWVGLLYDGESLAEADELISKWDVDTMQELRAQVPVKALNAESGNLHAGTIAKQICRIASDGLSRRAKVCCCEDESKFLAPVREITESGITVAEKLLKRFHEGNETLPELVYNWQNEQMQKYIDA from the coding sequence ATGACAGAAAAAGAAAAGAAGATAGAAATAAACCATAAATCGCAACTGATCGACTATTTCGAACGAGGAAGTAAACCGCCGGAGAGGTGGGGAATCGGTACCGAAAACGAAAAGTTTTTATTTCGCAAAAAAGATTTCGGGCGCCTTTGTTTTGAACAGGATGGCGGAATTTTGAAGATCCTGAACAAGATGCAACAGGATGGCTGGGCGCCAATTCTTGAGAACGATATCGCAATCGGCCTTCGGAAAAACGGTGCTTCCATTACGCTGGAACCCGGCGGGCAATTTGAACTATCGGGCGATAACTTTAGCACGATTCACGAAACGTACCGCGAAACCAAAAAGCATTTTCAGGAACTCAATACGATAAGTCAGTACTATAACTTTTTTAGTCTGCCAATGGGCGTTGACCCGTTGTCGGATGTGGCCGACGTGCCGTGGGTGCCTAAAGAGCGCTACCGTTGGATGCGCAATTACATGCCTACAAGAGGTGAGCTTGGATTGCATATGATGACAAACACCGCATCAACGCAGGTAAACCTGGATTTTGGCAGCGAAAGCGATATGGTAAAAAAGATGCGCGTGTCGCAGGCATTACAAGCGGTTGTTACTGCCATTTTTGCTAACTCTCCGTTTTCGGCAGGAAAACCCAATGGCTATTTATCGTATCGTTCGCATATCTGGAACCATACCGATCCGGATCGCTGTGGTTTTTTACCATTTGTTTTTGACGAGGGATTTGGTTTTGAGCGCTGGGTGGACTATTTACTGGATATACCAATGTATTACATTTTACGCGAGGGGGAATATATTACGGCAAACGGACTTACCTTTCGTGGATTTTTTGAGGGCAAGCATTCGCTAAAGCCAACTCAGGAAGACTGGGAAAATCACGTTTCCACTATTTTCCCGGATGTACGACTCAAACAGTTTATTGAAATGCGGGGTGCTGATGCCAGCTGTGTATCGCACATTGCAGCGGTTTCGGCTTTGTGGGTTGGCTTATTGTACGATGGTGAAAGTCTGGCAGAAGCCGATGAACTTATTTCGAAATGGGACGTTGACACCATGCAGGAGCTTCGTGCCCAGGTACCGGTAAAAGCGCTGAATGCAGAAAGCGGCAATCTGCACGCCGGAACAATTGCAAAACAAATTTGCCGCATTGCTTCGGATGGACTTTCCCGGCGCGCGAAGGTGTGTTGCTGCGAAGATGAAAGTAAGTTTTTGGCTCCGGTTCGCGAAATTACCGAAAGCGGAATTACTGTGGCAGAAAAACTTTTGAAACGCTTCCACGAGGGCAACGAGACGCTGCCGGAATTGGTGTATAACTGGCAAAACGAACAGATGCAAAAATATATTGACGCCTAA